The Coffea arabica cultivar ET-39 chromosome 3c, Coffea Arabica ET-39 HiFi, whole genome shotgun sequence genome contains a region encoding:
- the LOC113735168 gene encoding 2-alkenal reductase (NADP(+)-dependent) gives MGEVEVSNKQVILKNYVSGFPKESDMEVKTTSLKLKLSEGDSSVAILVKNLYLSCDPYMRSRMSKLEGQYVDSFTPGSPIVGYGVAEVLDSSHPNFKKGDLVWGVTTWEEYSIITATEGLFKIQHTDVPLSYYTGILGMPGMTAYVGFFEVCSPKKGERVFVSAASGAVGQLVGQFAKLFGCYVVGSAGSKEKVDLLKNKFGFDEAFNYKEEADLNVALKRYFPDGIDIYFENVGGKMLDAVLLNMSLNGRIAACGMISQYNLEQQEGVQNLFCMVRKGIRMEGFLVFHHYHLYPKFLEMIIPQIKEGKITYVEDIAEGLENAPSSLIGLFSGLNIGKQVVSVTRG, from the exons ATGGGTGAAGTAGAAGTGAGCAATAAGCAAGTTATACTGAAGAACTATGTGAGTGGCTTCCCAAAAGAGAGTGACATGGAGGTGAAAACTACTAGTTTGAAGTTAAAGCTTTCGGAGGGTGACTCTTCAGTAGCAATCTTAGTCAAAAATTTGTACTTGTCCTGTGATCCCTACATGAGATCCCGCATGAGCAAGCTTGAAGGACAGTACGTTGATTCCTTCACTCCTGGCTCT CCTATAGTGGGATATGGAGTGGCTGAAGTTCTGGATTCCAGTCATCCAAACTTCAAGAAAGGTGATCTGGTTTGGGGAGTCACTACATGGGAAGAGTACAGCATTATTACTGCCACAGAGGGTCTCTTTAAAATCCAGCACACAGATGTGCCTCTGTCCTACTATACAGGCATCCTGG GTATGCCCGGCATGACTGCTTATGTTGGTTTTTTTGAGGTATGCTCTCCTAAGAAGGGAGAACGTGTCTTTGTTTCAGCCGCTTCTGGTGCAGTTGGCCAACTCGTTGGTCAATTTGCAAAGTTATTTGGCTGTTATGTCGTTGGAAGTGCTGGAAGCAAAGAAAAG GTTGATTTGCTGAAGAACAAGTTCGGGTTTGATGAAGCTTTCAACTATAAAGAAGAGGCGGACTTGAATGTGGCTCTGAAAAG GTACTTTCCGGATGGCATTGATATTTACTTCGAGAATGTAGGAGGGAAGATGCTTGATGCCGTGCTTCTTAACATGAGCCTCAACGGCCGCATTGCCGCCTGTGGCATGATTTCACAATACAATCTTGAGCAGCAGGAAGGAGTTCAGAATCTGTTTTGCATGGTCAGGAAGGGAATACGAATGGAAGGGTTTCTGGTGTTTCATCACTATCATCTCTATCCTAAATTCCTGGAAATGATTATCCCACAGATAAAAGAGGGGAAGATCACTTATGTAGAAGACATAGCTGAAGGCCTCGAGAATGCCCCAAGTTCTTTGATAGGGCTGTTCTCAGGGCTCAACATTGGGAAGCAGGTAGTGTCCGTTACCCGTGGATGA
- the LOC113735169 gene encoding F-box protein SKIP24 yields the protein MGWWMLPDELWRRILELGTTSASASASNPPPCRLTYRDLCCLSITCRRLHRLSSEDSLWSSLLLSDFPPPPPNASFNSTSSSSSSSSSLKALYKIRYERNREQKRLAHRRIILRIESEVAESSRKIREMELHLAQEREKMRITVAELLNLRRVRQASVALKVWQPEVVRGTQKQMVEQCDVPVESRISALEMELRLCKQQIANYDKALKVENRKVDRAKEQLESVKYHPLPDFSRNGNRNDKHGIRRKRSKHA from the exons ATGGGGTGGTGGATGTTGCCGGACGAGCTGTGGAGAAGAATACTCGAGCTTGGAACCACCTCAGCCTCGGCCTCAGCCTCAAATCCTCCTCCTTGTCGTCTCACCTACAGAGACCTTTGCTGCCTCTCCATCACTTGCAGACGCCTCCACAGACTATCCTCTGAAGATTCTCTCTGGTCGTCTCTGCTCCTCTCCGAtttccctcctcctcctcccaaTGCTTCATTTAATTCTACCTCCTCctcgtcttcttcttcttcttctttgaaaGCCCTCTACAAAATCAG GTATGAGAGGAACCGAGAGCAGAAGCGCCTGGCTCATAGAAGAATTATTCTCAGAATTGAAAGCGAAGTAGCTGAGTCCTCCAGAAAGATTCGTGAAATGGAGCTTCACTTAGCTCaggaaagggaaaaaatgaGGATAACAGTTGCTGAATTACTCAACTTGCGTAGAGTCAG GCAAGCATCGGTTGCGTTGAAAGTGTGGCAACCAGAGGTAGTTCGAGGTACACAAAAGCAGATGGTTGAGCAATGTGATGTACCTGTCGAGTCTCGGATTAGTGCACTTGAGATGGAGCTCAGGCTTTGCAAGCAACAAATTGCAAATTATGATAAGGCTCTT AAAGTTGAAAATCGGAAGGTTGACAGAGCAAAAGAACAGTTGGAATCAGTAAAATATCACCCTCTGCCTGACTTTAGCAGGAATGGCAACAGGAATGACAAACATGGCATAAGAAGAAAAAGGTCGAAACATGCATGA